The Sebastes umbrosus isolate fSebUmb1 chromosome 23, fSebUmb1.pri, whole genome shotgun sequence genome contains a region encoding:
- the golgb1 gene encoding golgin subfamily B member 1 isoform X3, whose product MFSRLATVLQELSGEEGPDGDPQGMLVPQLPAGEGSAPSESEAPPEEAMERLAHLEQLVVQLKEFIRDKDTELSKKDAQLKNEKDEAEARFTKLKLQAKAKMVSLSKQITELKGQGGAPQSPDSSFTGAAVEEELQELKNKLSEEEANSRELQQRLQTTEQLLQGKESAHAEQLCKLQAVVCEKDVRFQEQIQKHEEELLRVTTQSQSNSELQQALHAAQRRGEELEEAFSSRSQVLEMLQQEVSSADQQKQILTAQFRQMEQELAEAVKQREEERQRWTEQASRADAEVAALRSSLEDLEMERTEVARQGGELASLREAAQEALEKEKMDVARLERELALMKEAELAAVQASRDASESDKAEIVRLEGELASVREAVVHASQDASEREGSDKLERELASLKKEHEDAQKKGEILAEVWRHLRSLALEEAAEEEEEAEEEKFQIDSEVSKLKEQIVDLEKVRGERVSSEDVEDVGDELASVRKEKGALEKQLTTTKKKLQAALVQRKELMKKVADFEVEAKKWKEQDETPEVEQSSGREIQEMEAKLAELEHALRSKEEAVETLELKISEQDQLLAETLAMNKKLSEEAENSQQASETTVLHPQSASLEAECETLQKKVQEAQESRKETIRKAKEKDRHHREQLKQQKEEYNELVERFEMQSGERDALLAKLRELEENAERELPHQEKKQLAENVVKQAASDWVQEDWVDFATSDTDSSQPQSSDVIQHPAEQSDVLPAQMEDSVNALRGEIQSVRTANAELETQLQETHSSLSLKEAELLEISKELQALREKESQIDALSEEINDLREMYHQAESHAETLKAEMEAAAEAASADSTTSITTLQAEVEDFKQFLDSKNHEITELSQQLSEQNSLIHSMQDTVSQKDQVISSLQEELQEKNQRLEVEVPQKQEEEKDSEAKIQHLQRKLQAALISRKEALKENKTKKEQLASAETLVAELQKKMESAKDELEKLRGERVRLIDEVDRMLLENQSLGSSCESLKLAMEDVLTEKDACKREVELAKEEAARTCREWEEKVQGMKDEYETLLKSYENVSDEAERVRRVLEAARQERKELQARVRTHEAGKQEAERQAEEAHKEVDSVKDKMRKFAKTKQQKILEIEEENERLREMQDKTVIKREGKAMKAQVERLQDELEALKAELDATVAERDALGQQIEELRAQTGEKEATLLSAAAVVEEVVTAQQSDVIMTKAEPVESRYEDKEETPAERIAAVSAPEPEEKEKAEMTESVLLLEDKMREMEAAVNAERERWQEQEARLKAELASLERDLQESKEKESVVASLEKCLQEGKEREKSLVEEGSKREAQFKELLRSLETEKDNLEERLMNQLAQLNGSIAGYQQEAADHREHLAELQRDVERLERERAELETEARSESDRAARLEEDMRQAQRERAEAEAESGKQRELEQQLRSAQRVREGSQSRARQLEELLREKQLEVRQLQKDCIKYQERISELAREGKALQISHDELHSKLEQSQLETSKTVEELKRTEAELAGCKTQLDDAQKQASEALAEKTAIEQNAKKREASMKAEAEQTLDSVRFRLGAELKEIELRLEAVDRERDKEEEATLEAREMADAADRRAQEMQARLDESLARLAAFSRCMSSLQDDRDRVLDETRQWETRFNEALQGKEAEVREAETRAKELAEQLQRESALKEELLLSVDRLEKADKDLQLKLEEEVKKVTEIQAALEEERSKLQQTTTELQASQSEARALKNEVESLNQRTRALEEAVGRLQGEADQARTELREREAEERRLCLNVEQLETDLRSSKTLTERLQTELHEKERREVEMLVEKEQAVAQAAEEARKEADSRAQGAEEELEQRRGEVRDLEEKLRKAEEESNNRKTRLDSFMKAMGSLQDDRDRVLNMYKQLEEKHLQVMLEKDGLIQEAAGENNSLKEELRSLLVQRDDLYAEKAQLSAQLHGYRDELNQVLSMKDSQHKQLLAAQRERIASLEKEREELESQLKSVSAAREEEVVKVERETLSQAVDVRTASQVMDAPGAEVEKLREQLQAAKEQVEALEERLQKERQEWENKRKELAELRWEGGVMRTESETAQERVAELARDLLTVEQSLLEEKEVATRLKAENQSFSKAMASLQDSRDQAVNKVEELSLKLEEMSKTGGLAAHSSPGGTTGEVWGLKNALQALQNDRERLLEQLQMQSSELKKQQSELARLGAGELIKVSQELFEEKRRSEDMLGDIMKLENVVEMGSQDIETLRLERIDWMAQAEQLKQQTLATLSERDHHLRQLTAMLEEARAQKPKLQQEHYQRENTEEVDSAPGAPQERSSVVDSHAYIAEVKELQRRLDDEMQQRVAAEEQLMATQDRLKRHSQTKWPSAEEEDQSETAVFIEPEGTVTRTRRGGPGLMRMLRVAFCSRQRTPLLFSLYLLTVHVLLLLCLSGYL is encoded by the exons ATGTTCAGCCGTCTGGCCACGGTCCTCCAGGAGCTCTCTGGGGAGGAGGGTCCAGATGGAGATCCGCAG GGCATGCTGGTGCCTCAGCTCCCTGCCGGTGAGGGCTCGGCTCCATCCGAGTCTGAGGCCCCTCCTGAGGAGGCCATGGAGAGGCTGGCTCACCTGGAACAACTGGTGGTCCAGCTGAAGGAGTTCATCCGAGACAAAGACACTGAGCTGTCTAAGAAAGATGCACAGCTCAAG AATGAGAAAGACGAAGCTGAGGCCCGCTTCACCAAACTCAAACTGCAGGCCAAAGCCAAGATGGTTTCACTCAGCAAGCAGATAACTGAGTTGAAAGGACAAGGAGGAGCACCG CAGAGTCCAGACAGCTCTTTTACAGGAGCTGCAGTCGAGGAGGAGCTCCAGGAACTGAAGAACAAGCTGAGTGAGGAGGAGGCCAACAGCAGAGAGCTCCAGCAGCGACTCCAGACCACAGAACAGCTCCTACAAGGGAAGGAGTCCGCACATGCTGAACAG ttgtgTAAACTGCAGGCTGTGGTCTGTGAGAAGGACGTGCGTTTCCAAGAACAGATCCAGAAACATGAAGAAGAGCTGCTGAGGGTCACAACGCAGTCTCAGAGTAACAGCGAGCTTCAGCAG GCGCTGCATGCAGCACAGAGGCGTGGTGAAGAGCTCGAGGAGGCCTTTAGTTCTCGCTCCCAAGTGCTGGAAATGCTGCAGCAGGAAGTGAGCAGTGCTGATCAGCAGAAACAG ATCTTGACCGCTCAGTTCCGGCAGATGGAGCAGGAGCTGGCCGAGGCCGtgaagcagagggaggaggagaggcagcggtgGACCGAACAGGCCAGCAGGGCCGACGCGGAGGTCGCAGCCCTCCGATCCAGCCTGGAGGACCTTGAGATGGAGAGAACGGAGGTGGCGAGGCAGGGGGGCGAGCTGGCCTCCCTGAGAGAGGCGGCGCAGGAGGCTctggagaaggagaagatggacGTCGCCAGATTGGAGAGAGAGCTGGCTCTGATGAAAGAGGCCGAGCTCGCAGCCGTCCAAGCGAGCCGCGATGCTTCAGAGAGCGACAAGGCGGAAATAGTTCGGCTTGAAGGTGAGCTTGCATCCGTGAGAGAGGCGGTTGTCCATGCCAGCCAGGACGCCTCAGAGCGGGAGGGGTCTGATAAACTAGAGCGAGAGCTGGCTTCACTTAAGAAGGAACATGAAGACGCCCAGAAAAAGGGTGAGATCTTGGCCGAAGTTTGGAGACATCTACGTTCTCTGGCTCTGGaagaagcagcagaagaagaagaagaa GCAGAAGAAGAGAAGTTCCAGATAGACAGCGAAGTCAGTAAACTGAAGGAGCAGATAGTGGACCTTGAGAAAGTCAGAGGCGAGAGAGTGAGCTCTGAGGATGTTGAAGATGTAGGTGATGAACTCGCTAGTGTGCGAAAGGAGAAAGGAGCGCTGGAAAAGCAACTGACAACCACGAAGAAGAAGCTGCAGGCTGCACTTGTGCAGCGCAAAGAACTCATGAAGAAGGTTGCAGATTTTGAGGTTGAAGCAAAGAAATGGAAAGAGCAAGATGAAACTCCAGAGGTAGAACAATCTAGTGGACGTGAGATTCAGGAAATGGAGGCTAAACTTGCCGAACTCGAGCACGCTTTAAGATCCAAAGAAGAAGCAGTCGAGACTCTCGAGTTGAAAATAAGCGAGCAGGATCAACTTCTCGCTGAGACGCTTGCGATGAATAAAAAGCTAAGTGAGGAAGCTGAAAACTCGCAGCAGGCTTCTGAAACAACCGTGTTACATCCCCAATCAGCTTCTCTTGAAGCAGAGTGTGAAACCCTTCAGAAGAAAGTCCAAGAGGCCCAAGAATCTCGCAAGGAGACCATCCGCAAAGCGAAAGAGAAAGATAGGCACCACCGCGAACAGCTGAAGCAGCAGAAAGAAGAATACAACGAGCTTGTGGAGCGTTTTGAGATGCAGAGCGGCGAGCGAGACGCTCTTCTGGCTAAACTGAGAGAATTAGAAGAAAACGCTGAAAGAGAGCTACCTCACCAAGAGAAGAAGCAACTGGCTGAAAATGTGGTAAAGCAAGCAGCAAGTGATTGGGTCCAGGAGGATTGGGTGGATTTCGCCACATCTGACACTGATTCATCGCAACCACAGTCCAGCGACGTAATCCAGCATCCTGCAGAGCAGTCTGACGTCCTTCCTGCACAAATGGAGGACTCTGTGAACGCTCTCCGAGGAGAGATCCAGTCTGTGCGGACGGCTAACGCAGAGCTGGAGACGCAGCTGCAGGAAACGCACAGCAGTTTGTCACTGAAGGAGGCTGAATTATTAGAAATTAGCAAAGAGCTACAAGCGCTAAGAGAAAAGGAAAGTCAGATTGATGCACTCTCAGAGGAAATTAATGATCTCAGAGAAATGTACCACCAGGCCGAGTCTCACGCTGAAACCCTGAAAGCCGAGATGGAAGCAGCAGCCGAAGCAGCGTCTGCAGATTCTACAACCTCTATTACAACTCTTCAGGCCGAGGTGGAGGACTTCAAGCAGTTCCTTGACAGCAAGAACCATGAAATCACGGAGCTAAGCCAGCAGCTGAGCGAGCAGAACTCCCTCATACACTCAATGCAGGACACGGTGTCCCAGAAGGATCAGGTGATATCGTCTTTACAGGAAGAGCTGCAAGAAAAAAACCAAAGGTTGGAGGTCGAGGTGCCACAGAagcaagaggaggaaaaagacagCGAGGCGAAGATCCAGCACCTTCAACGGAAACTTCAGGCGGCTCTGATTTCTCGCAAAGAggctttaaaagaaaacaaaaccaagaaggAGCAACTAGCGTCAGCTGAGACGCTCGTAGCCGAACTGCAGAAGAAGATGGAGTCAGCGAAAGATGAGCTGGAGAAGCTGAGAGGGGAGAGAGTTAGGCTGATTGATGAGGTGGACCGGATGTTACTGGAAAACCAAAGCTTAGGCTCGTCCTGTGAGAGCCTCAAACTGGCCATGGAGGACGTCCTGACTGAGAAAGACGCCTGTAAGAGAGAAGTGGAGCTGGCAAAAGAAGAAGCCGCTAGAACCTGCAGAGAATGGGAGGAAAAGGTCCAAGGCATGAAGGACGAGTACGAGACTCTGCTCAAGTCGTACGAAAACGTCAGCGACGAGGCCGAGCGAGTGAGGCGCGTCCTGGAAGCCGCCAGGCAGGAGAGAAAAGAGCTCCAGGCCCGGGTGAGGACGCACGAGGCCGGGAAGCAGGAAGCTGAGAGACAGGCGGAGGAGGCGCACAAAGAGGTGGATTCAGTGAAAGACAAAATGAGGAAGTTCGCCAAAACGAAGCAGCAGAAGATACTGGAGATAGAGGAGGAGaatgagagactgagagagatgCAGGACAAGACTGTGATAAAACGAGAGGGCAAGGCGATGAAAGCGCAGGTGGAGAGACTTCAGGATGAGCTGGAGGCTTTGAAAGCGGAGTTGGATGCGACTGTGGCAGAAAGAGATGCTTTAGGGCAGCAGATCGAAGAGTTGAGGGCCCaaacaggagagaaagaggctACTCTGCTTAGCGCTGCAGCTGTTGTAGAAGAGGTCGTCACTGCCCAGCAATCAGACGTAATCATGACCAAAGCAGAGCCTGTTGAGAGTCGGTATGAAGACAAAGAAGAGACACCCGCTGAGCGAATAGCTGCAGTGAGTGCACCAGAAcctgaggaaaaagaaaaagcagaaatgaCTGAAAGTGTTCTTTTATTAGAGGATAAAATGAGGGAGATGGAGGCAGCTGTTAATGCAGAGAGGGAGCGGTGGCAGGAACAGGAGGCTAGACTCAAAGCTGAGCTGGCCTCTCTTGAGCGAGACCTTCAGGAGAGTAAAGAGAAGGAGAGCGTCGTGGCGTCACTGGAGAAATGCCTCCAAgagggtaaagagagagagaagagcctGGTTGAGGAGGGTTCAAAGAGGGAGGCTCAGTTCAAAGAGCTGCTCAGGAGTCTGGAAACGGAGAAGGACAACCTGGAGGAGCGTCTGATGAACCAGCTGGCTCAGCTCAACGGCAGCATCGCCGGCTACCAGCAAGAGGCGGCGGACCACCGGGAGCACCTCGCCGAGCTGCAGCGGGACGTGGAGAGGTTGGAGAGAGAGCGAGCCGAGCTGGAGACCGAGGCTCGGAGCGAGAGCGACCGGGCCGCCAGGCTGGAGGAGGACATGAGGCaagcccagagagagagagccgaaGCCGAAGCGGAGTCCGGGAAGCAGAGGgagctggagcagcagctgagGTCGGCGCAGAGGGTCAGAGAGGGGAGTCAGAGCAGAGCGCgtcagctggaggagctgctgaggGAGAAGCAGCTGGAGGTGCGTCAGCTGCAGAAGGACTGCATCAAGTACCAGGAGAGGATCAGCGAGCTGGCGAGGGAAGGTAAAGCGCTTCAGATAAGCCACGACGAGCTCCACAGCAAGCTAGAACAATCCCAACTGGAGACTTCTAAAACCGTAGAAGAGCTGAAAAGGACTGAAGCAGAGTTGGCCGGCTGCAAAACTCAGCTGGATGACGCCCAGAAGCAGGCAAGCGAGGCTTTAGCTGAGAAAACCGCCATCGAGCAGAACGCCAAAAAGAGAGAGGCCTCGATGAAAGCGGAGGCAGAGCAAACACTCGACTCTGTGAGATTCAGGCTCGGGGCCGAGCTGAAGGAGATTGAGCTGAGACTGGAGGCggtggacagagagagggacaaggaggaggaagcCACTCTGGAGGCCAGAGAGATGGCAGACGCAGCAGACAGACGGGCCCAGGAGATGCAAGCTCGTCTGGACGAGTCTCTCGCCAGGCTAGCTGCCTTCTCGCGCTGCATGTCCTCACTGCAGGACGACCGGGACAGAGTTCTGGATGAGACCCGACAGTGGGAGACTCGCTTTAATGAAGCTCTGCAGGGTAAGGAGGCTGAAGTTCGGGAGGCTGAAACAAGAGCTAAAGAGCTGGCAGAGCAGCTTCAGAGAGAATCTGCGCTGAAAGAGGAACTTCTGCTTTCAGTGGACAG actagagAAAGCAGATAAAGATTTGCAGCTGAAGCTGGAAGAGGAGGTAAAGAAAGTCACAGAGATCCAAGCTGCcctagaggaggagaggagcaagcTTCAGCAGACTACGACTGAGCTGCAGGCTTCACAAAGTGAAGCCCGCGCCCTGAAAAACGAGGTGGAGAGTCTCAATCAGAGGACCAGAGCTCTGGAGGAGGCTGTCGGTCGGCTGCAGGGTGAAGCGGACCAGGCCAGGACGGAGCTGAGGGAGCGGGAGGCAGAAGAGAGGCGGCTGTGTCTGAACGTGGAGCAGCTAGAGACGGACCTGAGGTCCTCTAAGACCCTGACAGAGAGACTGCAGACGGAGTTACAtgagaaagaaaggagggaggtggagatgCTGGTGGAGAAGGAGCAAGCTGTCGCTCAG GCTGCAGAGGAGGCGAGAAAGGAGGCCGACAGCCGGGCGCAAGGAGccgaggaggagctggagcagagaaGAGGGGAAGTGCGGGATCTGGAAGAAAAGCTGCGAAAGGCTGAGGAGGAGAGTAACAACAGGAAAACCCGACTGGACTCATTCATGAAGGCCATGGGCTCTTTGCAGGACGACAGAGACCGAGTCCTCAACATGTACAAACAACTGGAGGAGAAACACCTGCAG GTGATGTTGGAGAAGGACGGTCTGATCCAAGAGGCGGCTGGGGAGAACAACAGCCTGAAAGAAGAGCTACGCTCTCTGCTGGTCCAGAGAGACGACCTGTACGCTGAAAAGGCCCAGCTGTCCGCTCAGCTTCACGGGTACCGTGATGAACTCAACCAAGTCCTGAGCATGAAGGACTCCCAACACAAGCAGCTCCTGGCAGCTCAGCGAGAGCGTATTGCCTCTCTGGAGAAGGAACGAGAGGAATTGGAAAGTCAGTTAAAGAGCGTTAGCGCagccagagaagaagaagtagttaAAGTGGAAAGGGAGACTCTTAGCCAGGCTGTTGACGTCAGGACAGCGTCGCAGGTGATGGATGCTCCCGGTGCAGAGGTCGAGAAACTGAGGGAGCAGCTGCAAGCGGCGAAGGAACAAGTGGAGGCGTTGGAGGAGCGCCTACAAAAGGAGAGACAAGAGTGGGAGAACAAGCGCAAAGAGCTCGCCGAGCTGCGATGGGAGGGAGGCGTGATGCGGACCGAGTCGGAGACGGCTCAGGAGAGGGTGGCGGAGCTGGCCAGAGACCTGCTGACTGTCGAGCAGAGTCTGCTGGAGGAGAAAGAGGTGGCGACGCGGCTGAAAGCAGAGAACCAGTCGTTCTCAAAAGCCATGGCGTCCCTCCAGGACAGCAGGGACCAGGCGGTGAACAAGGTCGAGGAGCTGAGCCTAAAGCTGGAAGAGATGAGTAAGACAGGTGGCCTCGCAGCACACAGCAGCCCTGGAGGAACCACTGGAGAAGTGTGGGGGCTGAAGAACGCACTACAAGCTCTGCAGAATGACCGGGAGAGACTG CTGGAGCAGCTTCAAATGCAGTCGTCTGAGCTCAAGAAGCAGCAGTCGGAGCTGGCTCGACTGGGAGCAGGAGAGCTGATTAAAGTCAGCCAGGAGCTGTttgaggagaagaggaggagcgaAGACATGCTTGGTGACATCATGAAGCTAGAGAATGTGGTGGAAATGGGCTCGCAGGATATAGAAACTCTCAG ACTGGAGCGTATTGACTGGATGGCTCAAGCAGAGCAGCTGAAGCAGCAGACCCTCGCCACGCTCTCAGAGAGGGACCATCACCTGCGGCAACTCACCGCCATGCTGGAGGAAGCCCGCGCTCAGAAGCCCAAACTTCAGCAGGAACACTATCAGAGAGAG AACACAGAGGAAGTGGACAGTGCACCTGGAGCTCCACAGGAGCGAAGCAGCGTGGTGGACAGCCACGCCTACATAGCTGAGGTCAAAGAGCTGCAGAGAAG GCTGGATGATGAGATGCAGCAGAGGGTGGCTGCTGAGGAGCAGCTAATGGCCACGCAGGATCGACTCAAACG tcaCAGCCAGACTAAATGGCCctctgcagaagaagaggatCAGTCAGAGACGGCTGTTTTCATCGAGCCGGAAGGAACCGTCACTCGA ACTCGGAGAGGTGGCCCGGGTTTGATGCGGATGCTCCGAGTGGCTTTCTGCTCCCGTCAGCGTACCCCTCTGCTGTTCAGCCTCTATCTGCTCACTGTGcacgtcctgctgctgctgtgtctgaGCGGGTACCTCTGA